The genomic segment TCGCGTTCCTCGCGGTTCACCGACGTGACCTCCTCCTCGTCGATTTCCGGGTCGCTCACGTCCACCGCTCTGTCGCCGTCTTCGTCTTCGACTTCGGCGTCGATGTCCACCTCGAATCCGGCGGCGGTGAACCCGTCGACGACACCAAGCGCGGTTCCGTCGTCGTCGTAGACGACCATTCCTGCCTCTATCGGCGTGGCGTCCTCGCTCGTCGCTGGTTCGTCGCTCATGTGTTTGCCGTTCGGGGCACTGGCCGCTTGAGGCTGGTGGCTACCCACCTCGGACGGGTCGGTCCCGGCCCCACCGACGGACATTTGTCGGCGGCCCGCGTCGCCCCGACCGTGAACTGCGACCACTGCGACGGCGAACTCGTCGTCTTCGCCGTCCCCGCGGACCTGCGCGAGTTCGCCCCCGACGGCGGCGCGGCGGCGTCGCTGTGCGCGAACTGCCTCCGTCTGGACGCCGTCGAAGACGCCGCCGCGACTGCGGCATCCGCCGACCCGGACCCGGAGACTGCCGACGCCGCCGACGCGGACGCCGACTTCTCGGCGGTCAGCGACGCCTTCCCGTCGGGTCGCGGCGGCGTCGCCCTCGCCCTCCTCGTCGGGAAACTCGACTCGCTGGCGCTCCACCGCGCGGCCGTCGAGACGTTCGCCGACGAGGCCGAACGCGCCGGTGCCGACCCGTTCCTGACGCTCGATAGACTCGGCGGCGACGACGGCGTCGACCCGCACTTCGACTTCGAGCGCCGACGCCTGCAGTTCGAGTCGCTCGTGTCCTGACGCGGGCTAGGCGTCCTCGTCGTCGCCCGCGCCCGCGTCCCCGTCTCGACCGTCGAACGCCACCGGGTCGGCCCAGCGGTCCGCTTCGCCGACCGGTTCGACGGCGTGCGCGACTTCCGCGTCGTCGTACTCCACGTCCGACAGCGCCATGTTGAGCCGTTGCCACCGGGCGCTCCGGTCGTCCTCGCCCTCGGGGCCGACCCGCGCGCCGAACACCTTGAAGAAGCGGTCGCCCCGGTCGCGTCTGGAGCCCTCGGCGGTGTGCTTGTCGAACGCCACGTCGAACTCGCCGTCCGGGTCCAGGTCGCCGACGGGGAAGTCGGCGACGGGGTCCTCGTCGGTGCCGCGCACGTCGGCGCGGGCGGCCGCCGCGTTCCGGAAGAACTCGTCGGCGTTCGGCGACTCGCGGGACGACCGGGCGCGCGCGCACGCGAGGGCGGCGTGGACGGCGCAGATGCGACCCCGCCAGCCGTCCGGTTCCCAGCGCTCGGTCGCCAGCGTCTCGTATCGCTCGACGAGCAACGCGACGTCCTGTCCGGCCCGGAGGTCCTCGACCACGTAGAGGTGCAGGCGGTCCCAGAGGTTCCACGCGTAGCCGGACCGCGCGAGTTCCCACGCGGCCCACGCGGCGACTTCCTCGTCGGAGCGTCGGACGGCCTTCTGGAGCAGGCTCGACACGTCGTAGCGGTTGTAACCGCCGTCGGTCTCGCCGTCTCCCTTCGGTTCGCCCCAGTCGGTCGTTCCCTCGCGGGCCTCCGGCGGCGTCTCGGTGTCGAGACTGCCGTCGGCGCCGAACGTGGCTTGGCGGTCTTCGCCCATGGCGGGCGTGACGGCGCCGTCCGCAAAGTGTGGTCCGGTCTGTGGGTCCGGGGGTGCGCTACGACCGCCTCACCACGTTCCGACGGGCGACTCGTCGTCGCTCTCGACGAAGTAGACTCTGCTCCCCGGAATCCGCCGCCGCAGGTCGGCGTCCTCGCCGTCGGGCGCAACGACCCAGTAATCTCCCCGCTCGTCGTACGCGACGACGTTTTCGGACTCTTCGGTTCCCGTGTCGGTTTCGTAGACAATCTTGTGCATCGTCGGTCACTCGACAGACGGTTCCGTGACGTATCGAAGCCACGGGTCGTTCTCAGTTCTTGAGACAGCGGGGTGACACGAACCGGTCGCAGAATACGCGTTTAGACGCCCGTCGAGTAGCGCAGGATGCCGGCGACGCCGCCGAACGCGTCGTACAACTGCTCGCCCTTCTCGAAGTCCGTCGAGATGAACTTCGTCTCGGTGCCGCGCTGTTCGGCTATCGCCATCAGGTGTTCGATGACGTCCTCGCGGTCGGTCTTCTCGGCCTCCTCGCCGCACTCGGTGCACTGGTGGCCGGGGTCGCCGTGCCGCCGGTCCACGACTTCGTACTCCTCGTGGCCGTTGGGGCACTCGTAGACGACGACGTCCGAGCGCAGGTCCTCCGAGAGGAGGAGTCGGTCCACCGAGCCCATGATGAGGTTCTTGCGGGTGGGGCCGAAGCCGTAGGTGGCCTCCTCGCCCGTGTGGAGTTTCTCGAAGAACTCCTCCATCTGGGACTTGTCCTTCATCACCTCCTGGTCGGCCAGCACCTCCTGTGCGGCGTCGACGAGGTCGTACAGGCCGGACTCGTC from the Halogeometricum rufum genome contains:
- a CDS encoding DUF6276 family protein, whose amino-acid sequence is MNCDHCDGELVVFAVPADLREFAPDGGAAASLCANCLRLDAVEDAAATAASADPDPETADAADADADFSAVSDAFPSGRGGVALALLVGKLDSLALHRAAVETFADEAERAGADPFLTLDRLGGDDGVDPHFDFERRRLQFESLVS
- a CDS encoding DUF7130 family rubredoxin-like protein, producing MSDEPATSEDATPIEAGMVVYDDDGTALGVVDGFTAAGFEVDIDAEVEDEDGDRAVDVSDPEIDEEEVTSVNREERETEQQEQVPGQEFGEGYLQWRCDDCGEIGDLEDGLPTECPNCGSDAVYRKRED